In the Victivallis sp. Marseille-Q1083 genome, one interval contains:
- a CDS encoding beta-galactosidase family protein, with protein MPNVSYEPGALLIDGKKTQIISGTIHYFRVPRELWRDRLQKAKQCGLNSIETYFCWNLHEPAEGVWDFSGNLDFEAFLEEVAALGLYAIVRPGPYICAEWDNGGLPPYLSTKPNIRFRCLNEPYLAALTRYYEQVLPRLVKLQHTHGGPVIAVQLENEYGSYGQDKDYLRYIRKLHLDAGIDVVLFTSDGAGDFFMQGGTLPECMMTLNFGSKGPDNFAIGHTFRQDGPDFCMEFWNGWFDHWGEEHHTRDAADAAQALDEMLRAGASVNFYMFHGGTNFGFTNGANCLSEKGFEPTVTSYDYDAALTEAGDPSPKFFAFQEVIRKYRPDAEFGTPAPSRKLAYGKVKLAESAALFDNLDRLTARHRTAMPETMEYFGQNFGFIHYRHFQPGPLAENDLTLPRVHDRAIIFIDGQYRATLYRNEERQSIRLTVPPEGCLIDILVENMGRTNYGPLVGKDQKGLPDGALFWLQAMAGWDTWALELNDLTNLKFGPFRQAANQPAFHRGYFEVAEAADTFLEFPGIKGVAYVNGRNLGRYWNIGPGNTLYVPGVWLKPGRNELIVFELHELNGGEATLTDAPNLG; from the coding sequence ATGCCGAACGTAAGTTATGAACCGGGCGCTTTGTTGATCGACGGGAAAAAAACGCAAATCATCTCCGGAACGATCCATTATTTCCGGGTGCCGCGCGAACTCTGGCGCGACCGGCTGCAAAAAGCCAAACAGTGCGGTTTGAACAGCATTGAGACCTACTTCTGCTGGAATTTGCATGAGCCGGCGGAAGGAGTCTGGGATTTCAGCGGCAATCTGGATTTCGAAGCTTTTCTCGAAGAAGTGGCCGCGCTCGGTCTGTACGCCATCGTCCGGCCGGGACCGTATATCTGCGCCGAGTGGGACAACGGCGGCCTGCCGCCCTACCTGTCGACCAAGCCGAATATCCGGTTCCGCTGCCTGAACGAACCGTACCTGGCGGCCCTGACGCGTTATTACGAACAAGTCCTGCCGCGGCTGGTCAAACTGCAGCATACCCACGGCGGTCCGGTGATCGCCGTCCAGCTTGAAAACGAATACGGCAGCTACGGCCAGGATAAGGACTACCTGCGTTATATCCGGAAACTGCACCTCGACGCCGGCATCGACGTCGTATTGTTCACCTCCGACGGCGCCGGCGATTTCTTCATGCAGGGCGGCACGCTGCCGGAGTGCATGATGACGTTGAACTTCGGCAGCAAGGGACCGGATAATTTCGCCATCGGCCACACCTTCCGCCAGGACGGCCCGGACTTCTGCATGGAGTTCTGGAACGGCTGGTTCGACCACTGGGGCGAAGAGCACCACACCCGTGACGCCGCCGACGCGGCGCAAGCCCTCGATGAAATGCTGCGCGCCGGCGCTTCGGTCAATTTTTACATGTTCCACGGCGGTACCAACTTCGGCTTCACCAACGGTGCAAACTGCCTGTCCGAAAAAGGTTTCGAACCGACCGTAACCAGTTATGATTACGACGCGGCGTTGACCGAAGCCGGCGATCCGAGTCCGAAATTTTTCGCCTTCCAGGAGGTGATCAGAAAATACCGGCCGGATGCGGAATTCGGCACTCCGGCCCCGTCCCGGAAACTGGCTTACGGCAAAGTGAAACTGGCCGAAAGCGCCGCGTTGTTCGACAACCTCGACCGGCTGACCGCCCGGCACCGCACCGCCATGCCGGAGACGATGGAATATTTCGGACAGAACTTCGGCTTCATCCACTATCGCCATTTCCAGCCCGGCCCGCTGGCCGAAAACGATCTGACGCTGCCGCGGGTCCACGACCGGGCCATCATCTTCATCGACGGCCAGTACCGGGCGACGCTGTACCGCAACGAGGAACGGCAGTCGATCAGGCTGACGGTTCCGCCGGAAGGCTGCCTGATCGACATCCTGGTCGAAAACATGGGCCGCACCAATTACGGTCCGCTGGTCGGCAAAGATCAGAAAGGGCTGCCGGACGGCGCGTTGTTCTGGCTGCAGGCGATGGCCGGCTGGGACACCTGGGCGCTGGAATTGAACGACCTGACCAACTTGAAATTCGGTCCGTTCCGGCAGGCGGCCAATCAGCCGGCCTTCCACCGCGGTTATTTCGAGGTCGCCGAAGCGGCCGATACCTTCCTCGAATTTCCGGGGATCAAAGGCGTTGCCTACGTCAACGGCCGCAACCTCGGCAGATACTGGAACATCGGACCGGGCAATACGCTGTATGTCCCGGGCGTCTGGCTGAAACCCGGACGCAATGAACTGATCGTTTTCGAACTGCACGAACTCAACGGCGGGGAAGCCACCCTGACCGACGCGCCGAACCTCGGTTGA
- a CDS encoding nucleotidyltransferase family protein encodes MKVHNPSPASPTQLLQQLQRYIFQHDNTPLTPEQWQLLSPSIAAYGLERFFYYYANSSLPEALRTPFQTAYQFQAFQALKQEHALKQLKPLFQQPRIRFCPLKGVDRAYRLYPAPALRPMGDIDLLIHPEDCQAARAVLAEAGWQAEYDYAHQHHYSVILKDGIALEIHFRLPRFIAADMLQVWALLLPVDSTEHRLPPELNLLLLFNHAGGHHWQNGRRLLLDTGFLLSRQPVDWPKLTQLAAQFRVFTPELLFAAFPDFYPAEYRPPAGAIAPELAADFRQLVLHGVAFASRPHELLMSQPDRFSPAWWRKRIAGLRPLCTRFRHHIPPGHRGQVFRCYLKDCGIKLKYFWRFLSGSKDPVLRQYLKRQKRIADYLSRH; translated from the coding sequence ATGAAAGTACATAATCCGTCGCCCGCTTCACCGACGCAACTGCTGCAGCAGTTGCAGCGTTACATTTTTCAACACGACAATACGCCGCTCACGCCCGAGCAGTGGCAGTTGCTGTCGCCGTCGATCGCCGCGTACGGGCTGGAACGATTTTTTTATTACTATGCCAATTCCTCGCTGCCGGAAGCCTTGCGGACTCCGTTCCAGACCGCTTATCAATTTCAGGCGTTTCAGGCGTTGAAGCAGGAACACGCCTTGAAACAGCTTAAACCTCTGTTTCAGCAGCCCCGGATCCGTTTCTGCCCGTTGAAAGGCGTCGACCGGGCCTACCGCCTCTATCCGGCTCCGGCCTTGCGGCCGATGGGCGACATCGACTTATTGATTCATCCGGAGGATTGCCAGGCCGCGCGCGCCGTCCTGGCGGAAGCCGGCTGGCAGGCGGAATACGATTACGCCCACCAGCACCATTATTCGGTCATCCTCAAAGACGGCATCGCGCTGGAAATTCATTTTCGGCTGCCGCGTTTCATCGCCGCCGACATGCTGCAGGTATGGGCCCTGCTGCTCCCGGTCGACAGCACGGAACACCGGCTGCCGCCGGAATTGAATCTGCTATTGCTGTTCAATCATGCCGGAGGCCATCATTGGCAGAACGGCCGACGGCTGCTGCTGGACACCGGCTTTCTGCTCTCCCGGCAGCCGGTCGACTGGCCAAAACTCACACAACTGGCGGCACAGTTCCGGGTTTTCACGCCGGAGCTGCTTTTCGCGGCATTCCCCGATTTTTATCCGGCGGAATACCGGCCGCCGGCCGGCGCCATCGCTCCGGAGCTGGCCGCCGATTTCCGGCAACTGGTGTTGCACGGCGTCGCCTTTGCCTCCCGTCCGCATGAACTGCTGATGAGCCAGCCGGACCGTTTCTCGCCGGCGTGGTGGCGGAAGCGGATTGCCGGGCTGCGCCCGCTCTGCACCCGTTTCCGGCATCACATTCCGCCGGGGCACCGCGGACAGGTTTTCCGCTGTTACCTGAAAGACTGCGGCATCAAGCTGAAATATTTCTGGCGTTTTCTCTCCGGCAGCAAAGATCCCGTCCTGCGCCAATACCTCAAACGGCAAAAACGGATCGCCGACTATCTGTCCCGGCATTGA
- a CDS encoding L-threonylcarbamoyladenylate synthase, with protein sequence MNKILPSADLNAAVAACRDALMTPGAVVLVPTETVYGLICRWDDQAAIDRIYELKDRDRSKLLAMFARDCRMAQQYGLLPNPRLERLVRHFCPGPLTVIGRTAAGGTLGLRFPDHPLILALLREIDFPLASTSANRSGRPNALTVEQALEELTGDVTLAVDGGPIAADALASTVVSLVDGCKILRPGPIAEAELAKVLAEASAGSIER encoded by the coding sequence ATGAATAAAATTCTCCCGTCGGCCGACCTCAACGCGGCAGTTGCCGCCTGCCGGGACGCCTTGATGACGCCCGGCGCGGTCGTCCTGGTGCCGACCGAAACGGTCTACGGCTTGATTTGCCGCTGGGACGACCAGGCGGCAATCGACCGCATCTACGAATTGAAAGACCGCGACCGCAGCAAACTGTTGGCGATGTTCGCGCGCGATTGCCGGATGGCGCAGCAATACGGTCTGTTGCCGAATCCGCGCCTCGAACGGCTGGTCCGGCATTTCTGTCCGGGACCGTTGACGGTCATCGGCCGAACCGCCGCCGGCGGTACCTTGGGGCTCCGTTTCCCCGACCATCCGCTGATTCTGGCGCTGTTGCGGGAAATCGATTTCCCGCTGGCGTCGACCAGCGCCAACCGGTCGGGCCGGCCGAATGCGCTGACCGTGGAACAGGCGCTTGAAGAGCTGACCGGCGACGTGACGCTGGCCGTCGACGGCGGACCGATCGCCGCCGACGCGTTGGCCTCGACCGTCGTCAGCCTGGTCGACGGCTGCAAGATCCTGCGGCCCGGACCGATCGCCGAAGCGGAACTGGCCAAAGTCCTGGCGGAAGCTTCCGCCGGCTCCATCGAACGATAA
- a CDS encoding PAS domain-containing protein: MIAGKTGWRIFLIVFLVSCWSAAMAAPAGTVQGEGVVMWLGWLVGLAGLAGVVLVACRAGKKRREAIRRHLQLQQALGRAVGIFYFHCDRRGNLAGPWEYPDFWPFRHGVPQPIASWAVPEDRDSVRALWERLASGATEPASLVFQAELAGRRRSFKLQIQPAAASGEWDGFWGCLLEITEQNAAVAAEREARLMLQDILEQLPGYVFVKEAEGDFRYRLVNGNYHSAFDPADSSCLGLTDDDLFGGAAAEFHRQDLAMIGSGLDYDGIETLPASNGREMHIKVLKKLLVRPDGRRMILGIGIDVTHERLLERELAEKVCQLDAHIRDERSVNRCLEMIAGSDDIDASIAFFLRELGEKSAADRCSIFLLNEAADTFRNTHEWIREGLPSLKSQLQDLRKEEYGNLRALLETQSEILIEDTAKPPAGVEKLAERARSFGIRSLLIGGMSWQARLVGFAVLDFIRGDHQFAEADFTRVRNACNLYLLAWERERRLKEIADRASLHRQIFDNVAMPVMLFDLDHNIIAVNPSTCESTGLTEDELIGRKCYRMLCGFEEPPQWCPMRRTVAENTAVQIEFEGHGHQYTVVTQPVVDRDGNLIFVLEIAHDISIQKEQARQLATQNLLLSRVADLARITYFVGAPAAEIKIIGGNREIGLAGDPGQWRPLDGWLTTGDRRAFGELWRKLIAGEQDVLEMICRSEATGERRSYRLVIMRERYDAGICIGMLQDVSDNVALEEERQNLIRSLNNYVVNERIINACLSQIVLEEDFDRNVDEILRIIATQLDSDRAYFGVFEELGRTYRFNHEWLNEGVSSLRTIRDSRFYQQFLKWYDRFLNDELLTIPDIRNSEYAEVLREPGCKTLMCVPVWVGKKLYGILGVGFIRARRDISDLDLSIMRSAARITALAKEHQLQREALEALDRQNRIILNTMPVPVCLFDNQGRLIRSNPAAAALSQQTPEEMLSRPCYESLCGVPARPEYCPVRNVLESGEPQTHEIDTYGHECLVTATPIRDRNGKITHVLESAIDMTEINEGKRQLEIAMRAAQAADRAKSFFLATMSHELRTPLNAVIGFSELLKSSNWEEGEREEALEAIHEAGNALLELINDILDLSKLEAEKMDIVPEFLNMKEFLDGIGKIFTLSAKSKNLQFRLTIQPDMPQLLKFDRKRLRQVLVNILGNAFKFTQAGGVEFVAEFQVAGEGRGDLKLTIRDTGPGMAPEAVRELFIPFKQHHVRDIEGTGLGLVISQRLAEKMGGEIEVASEPGKGSAFTICLKAMEFQQISSDRAGTLSTEQAALHGSGRALLVDDVAMNLRILGAMLKRLGVDCIFAESGAEALRILETERPGIILTDLWMPGMSGSELVRRLAADAEWKQIPVVAVTADVQISAEERKLFTDLLLKPITLVSLREMLERAWKPVQP; the protein is encoded by the coding sequence ATGATTGCCGGTAAAACAGGTTGGCGTATTTTCCTGATCGTTTTCTTGGTGAGTTGCTGGAGCGCAGCGATGGCCGCTCCGGCCGGGACGGTACAAGGCGAGGGCGTCGTGATGTGGCTGGGCTGGCTGGTCGGGCTGGCCGGCCTTGCCGGCGTCGTGCTGGTTGCCTGTCGAGCCGGGAAAAAACGGCGGGAGGCGATTCGGCGACACCTGCAATTGCAGCAGGCATTGGGGCGCGCGGTTGGAATTTTTTACTTTCACTGTGATCGGCGGGGAAATTTAGCCGGGCCTTGGGAATATCCCGATTTCTGGCCGTTCCGGCATGGGGTGCCGCAGCCGATCGCCTCCTGGGCCGTTCCGGAGGACCGGGACAGCGTCCGCGCTCTCTGGGAGCGGCTGGCTAGCGGCGCAACCGAGCCGGCCTCGCTGGTTTTTCAGGCGGAGCTGGCCGGCCGGCGCCGCAGTTTCAAATTGCAGATTCAACCGGCCGCCGCTTCTGGAGAGTGGGATGGCTTCTGGGGCTGCCTGCTGGAAATTACCGAGCAGAATGCGGCCGTGGCGGCGGAACGGGAGGCCCGTTTGATGCTGCAGGACATTCTGGAACAGTTGCCGGGCTATGTGTTCGTCAAAGAGGCGGAAGGCGACTTCCGCTACCGCCTGGTGAACGGGAATTATCATTCGGCTTTCGATCCGGCTGATTCCTCCTGCCTCGGTCTGACCGATGATGACCTGTTCGGCGGGGCGGCGGCGGAATTTCATCGGCAGGACCTGGCCATGATTGGTTCCGGGCTTGATTACGACGGCATTGAGACGCTTCCGGCCAGCAACGGCAGGGAAATGCACATCAAAGTCCTGAAAAAGCTGTTGGTCCGGCCTGATGGGCGCCGGATGATTCTCGGTATCGGGATCGATGTGACTCATGAACGCCTTCTGGAACGGGAATTGGCCGAAAAAGTCTGTCAGTTGGATGCCCATATCCGGGACGAACGGAGCGTCAACCGTTGCCTGGAAATGATTGCCGGTTCGGATGATATCGATGCCTCCATCGCGTTTTTCCTTCGGGAGCTCGGTGAAAAATCGGCGGCGGACCGTTGCAGTATTTTTCTGCTGAACGAGGCGGCCGATACGTTCCGCAACACCCACGAATGGATTCGCGAGGGTTTGCCGTCGTTGAAGTCGCAGTTGCAGGATCTGCGCAAAGAGGAGTACGGCAATTTGCGGGCGCTGCTGGAAACGCAATCGGAAATTTTGATCGAAGATACCGCGAAGCCGCCGGCCGGCGTGGAAAAGTTGGCGGAGCGGGCCCGCTCGTTCGGCATCCGTTCGCTGTTGATCGGCGGAATGTCCTGGCAGGCGCGGCTGGTCGGATTTGCCGTGCTGGATTTTATCCGCGGCGATCATCAGTTCGCCGAGGCCGATTTCACCCGGGTGCGCAATGCCTGCAATTTGTATTTGCTGGCCTGGGAGCGGGAACGCCGTTTGAAGGAGATTGCCGACCGGGCTTCGCTTCACCGGCAGATTTTCGACAACGTGGCGATGCCGGTGATGTTGTTCGATCTCGATCACAACATCATCGCGGTCAATCCGAGCACCTGTGAATCGACCGGCTTGACGGAGGATGAGCTGATCGGCCGCAAATGCTACCGGATGCTCTGCGGTTTTGAAGAGCCGCCGCAGTGGTGCCCGATGCGGCGTACCGTGGCGGAAAATACGGCGGTCCAGATAGAATTCGAAGGACACGGCCATCAGTATACGGTGGTCACCCAGCCGGTGGTCGACCGGGATGGCAACTTGATTTTCGTGCTGGAAATCGCCCATGATATTTCGATTCAGAAAGAACAGGCCCGCCAGTTGGCGACGCAGAATTTGCTGTTGAGCCGGGTGGCCGATCTGGCCAGGATTACTTATTTCGTCGGGGCGCCGGCCGCTGAAATCAAGATCATCGGCGGCAACCGGGAGATCGGGCTGGCCGGTGATCCCGGCCAGTGGCGGCCGTTGGACGGCTGGCTGACGACCGGAGACCGCCGGGCCTTTGGCGAACTGTGGCGGAAACTGATTGCCGGAGAACAGGATGTGCTGGAGATGATCTGCCGTTCCGAGGCGACCGGCGAGCGGCGCAGCTACCGGCTGGTGATCATGCGCGAACGGTACGACGCCGGCATCTGCATCGGTATGCTGCAGGATGTTTCCGACAATGTGGCTTTGGAGGAGGAGCGGCAGAATCTGATCCGTTCTCTGAACAATTACGTCGTCAACGAACGGATTATCAACGCCTGTCTTTCCCAGATCGTCCTGGAAGAGGATTTCGACCGCAATGTCGATGAAATTCTGCGGATCATTGCGACGCAGCTTGACAGCGACCGGGCCTATTTCGGCGTTTTTGAGGAGTTGGGCCGGACGTACCGTTTCAATCACGAGTGGCTCAACGAAGGCGTTTCTTCTTTGCGGACGATTCGGGACAGTCGTTTTTATCAGCAGTTTCTGAAGTGGTACGACCGTTTTTTGAATGACGAATTGCTGACGATTCCGGATATCCGGAATTCGGAATACGCGGAGGTATTGCGGGAACCCGGCTGCAAGACGTTGATGTGCGTGCCGGTCTGGGTAGGAAAAAAGTTGTACGGCATTTTGGGTGTCGGGTTCATCCGGGCGCGGCGTGATATTTCCGATTTGGACTTGAGCATCATGCGTTCCGCCGCCAGAATCACCGCTTTGGCCAAAGAGCATCAGTTGCAGCGCGAAGCCCTGGAGGCGCTCGACCGTCAAAATCGGATCATCCTGAATACGATGCCGGTGCCGGTCTGTCTGTTCGACAACCAGGGACGGTTGATCCGCAGCAATCCGGCGGCGGCGGCATTGTCGCAGCAGACGCCGGAAGAAATGCTGTCCAGGCCGTGTTATGAGAGTCTGTGTGGCGTTCCGGCGCGGCCGGAATATTGTCCGGTCCGGAACGTGCTGGAATCCGGTGAGCCGCAGACCCATGAGATCGATACCTACGGGCATGAATGCCTGGTTACCGCGACGCCGATCCGCGACCGCAACGGGAAGATCACCCATGTTCTGGAAAGCGCCATCGATATGACGGAAATCAACGAGGGCAAGCGGCAATTGGAAATCGCCATGCGGGCGGCGCAGGCGGCGGATCGGGCGAAAAGCTTTTTCCTGGCGACGATGAGCCATGAATTGCGGACGCCGTTGAATGCGGTGATCGGTTTCAGCGAGTTGCTGAAAAGCTCCAATTGGGAAGAGGGCGAACGCGAAGAGGCGCTGGAAGCGATTCACGAAGCCGGCAACGCGCTGCTGGAGTTGATCAACGATATCCTGGATCTCTCGAAGCTGGAAGCGGAGAAGATGGATATCGTGCCGGAATTTCTGAACATGAAGGAATTTCTCGACGGCATCGGCAAAATTTTCACCTTGTCGGCGAAAAGCAAGAATCTGCAGTTCCGCTTGACCATTCAACCGGATATGCCGCAACTGCTGAAATTCGACCGTAAACGTTTGCGGCAGGTGCTGGTGAATATTCTCGGCAATGCGTTCAAATTCACCCAGGCCGGCGGTGTGGAGTTTGTCGCCGAATTTCAAGTTGCCGGCGAGGGCAGGGGAGATTTGAAGTTGACGATCCGCGACACCGGTCCGGGGATGGCGCCGGAAGCGGTTCGGGAGCTTTTCATTCCGTTCAAGCAGCATCATGTCCGGGATATCGAGGGCACCGGCCTGGGCCTGGTCATTTCCCAGCGGCTGGCCGAAAAAATGGGCGGCGAAATCGAAGTGGCAAGCGAACCGGGCAAAGGTTCGGCCTTTACGATTTGCCTGAAAGCAATGGAGTTCCAGCAAATATCATCCGACCGGGCCGGGACGCTTTCGACGGAACAGGCGGCGTTGCATGGTTCCGGGCGGGCGTTGTTGGTCGACGATGTGGCGATGAATCTCCGGATTCTCGGGGCGATGTTGAAACGCCTGGGAGTCGATTGCATTTTTGCCGAATCCGGGGCGGAGGCGTTGCGGATTCTGGAAACCGAACGGCCCGGCATCATTTTGACCGACCTGTGGATGCCCGGCATGAGCGGCAGCGAACTGGTGCGGCGACTGGCGGCCGATGCCGAATGGAAACAAATTCCGGTGGTGGCGGTGACGGCCGACGTGCAGATTTCCGCGGAGGAGCGGAAGCTATTCACCGATTTGCTGTTGAAGCCGATCACCCTGGTCTCCCTGCGGGAGATGCTGGAACGCGCCTGGAAGCCGGTCCAGCCGTAG